One window from the genome of Crassostrea angulata isolate pt1a10 chromosome 2, ASM2561291v2, whole genome shotgun sequence encodes:
- the LOC128171487 gene encoding uncharacterized protein LOC128171487 isoform X2, which translates to MESMFNSDAELHFDDECFVGEREKNDEDEDQPLYPEAPISLGTFMLLFTSFTMKHSLSSDGILQLLNIFSYVLPKGHTLCTSLYDYKKFFTNLRNPLVKHFYCPHCLGYLKSSAELKCPYSGCEKELNDNEVMYFLEMPVESQLKILYAQTGFYEKLQHRFRRQSRDGIYEDVYDGSLYKSYWENDGPLSKPENISFTFNTDGAPVFKSSKVSIWPLFMVINELPYKLRMLKEHMILAGLWFGPHKPNMGTYLSPFLDCFKRLHEGIQCFAPSLGTFMCKAYLLFGTADLPARCLLCNGVQYNGSFSCWKCLQKGETAKRDTM; encoded by the exons ATGGAATCAATGTTTAACTCAGATGCAGAACTACACTTTGACGATGAATGTTTTGTTggtgaaagagaaaaaaatgatgaaGATGAAGACCAACCCCTGTACCCCGAAGCTCCAATTTCACTAGGAACATTTATGCTGTTATTCACATCCTTCACCATGAAACACAGCTTAAGCAGTGATGGAATACTCCAGTTATTGAACATATTTTCGTATGTACTACCTAAAGGCCACACACTTTGCACCAGTTTGTATGACTACAAGAAATTTTTCACAAATCTTAGAAATCCATTGGTCAAACATTTCTACTGCCCACATTGTTTAGGCTATTTAAAATCATCAGCAGAACTTAAGTGTCCATACAGTGGCTGCGAGAAAGAACTAAATGACAATGAAGTTATGTACTTTTTGGAGATGCCAGTAGAGAGTCAACTAAAAATCTTATATGCACAGactggtttttatgaaaaactgCAACATCGTTTTCGAAGACAGAGCAGAGATGGAATATATGAAGATGTGTATGATGGGAGTCTGTACAAATCATACTGGGAGAACGATGGACCTCTATCAAAACCAGagaatatttcttttacattcAACACTGATGGAGCTCCAGTCTTCAAGAGCAGTAAAGTGTCGATATGGCCATTATTCATGGTGATAAATGAATTACCATACAAACTAAGAATGCTAAAAGAGCATATGATCCTAGCAGGACTCTGGTTTGGCCCCCATAAACCTAATATGGGAACCTACCTTTCTCCATTTCTGGACTGTTTTAAAAGGCTGCATGAGGGAATTCAGTGTTTTGCACCATCTCTCGGGACATTTATGTGCAAAGCTTATTTACTATTTGGCACAGCAGATCTTCCTGCTAGATGTCTATTATGTAATGGTGTCCAATATAATGGATCCTTTTCTTGTTGGAAATGCTTACAAAAAGGAGAGACTGCAAAGAGAG ATACCATGTAA
- the LOC128171487 gene encoding uncharacterized protein LOC128171487 isoform X1, which yields MESMFNSDAELHFDDECFVGEREKNDEDEDQPLYPEAPISLGTFMLLFTSFTMKHSLSSDGILQLLNIFSYVLPKGHTLCTSLYDYKKFFTNLRNPLVKHFYCPHCLGYLKSSAELKCPYSGCEKELNDNEVMYFLEMPVESQLKILYAQTGFYEKLQHRFRRQSRDGIYEDVYDGSLYKSYWENDGPLSKPENISFTFNTDGAPVFKSSKVSIWPLFMVINELPYKLRMLKEHMILAGLWFGPHKPNMGTYLSPFLDCFKRLHEGIQCFAPSLGTFMCKAYLLFGTADLPARCLLCNGVQYNGSFSCWKCLQKGETAKRGKGHTHVFPYIPDQPKDPRRTVHDVCRDAQKAMDNLEKRTSNYTVNGVKGPSWLTFFPKFDIVNGIAIDYMHGVLLGVQKLLLRLWFAPEFNSKQFSIYKKVKEVDVRLNKLKPTLDISRLPRSIENDLKYWKASEYRNFLLYFGAPVLCGILDIPRFQHFVLLVNAISILLKQGSNENEISEAEKMLFDFCADFEILYEKCFMTLNVHQLVHLADSVRYLGPLYTHSCFSFEDKNGSILKMIQGTQYIDNQIITGISFVQKLPELKQKLVASMFEGSELEKLFNSIECPNLLKRGEMIEKGMYILGGMKLRNISDLEFRKLCAFLEYVPQHEKFSTFKRIDFNNHIIYGLDYARMMKRDNSTMMYMNENILCFGRVRFFLLVTIHGQRTVLAFLEKLKCNSYNSKCQILKVEKTNETEFVAMRNAVKDPGCIFLEVQDNNEQMCYVCRYLNELESD from the coding sequence ATGGAATCAATGTTTAACTCAGATGCAGAACTACACTTTGACGATGAATGTTTTGTTggtgaaagagaaaaaaatgatgaaGATGAAGACCAACCCCTGTACCCCGAAGCTCCAATTTCACTAGGAACATTTATGCTGTTATTCACATCCTTCACCATGAAACACAGCTTAAGCAGTGATGGAATACTCCAGTTATTGAACATATTTTCGTATGTACTACCTAAAGGCCACACACTTTGCACCAGTTTGTATGACTACAAGAAATTTTTCACAAATCTTAGAAATCCATTGGTCAAACATTTCTACTGCCCACATTGTTTAGGCTATTTAAAATCATCAGCAGAACTTAAGTGTCCATACAGTGGCTGCGAGAAAGAACTAAATGACAATGAAGTTATGTACTTTTTGGAGATGCCAGTAGAGAGTCAACTAAAAATCTTATATGCACAGactggtttttatgaaaaactgCAACATCGTTTTCGAAGACAGAGCAGAGATGGAATATATGAAGATGTGTATGATGGGAGTCTGTACAAATCATACTGGGAGAACGATGGACCTCTATCAAAACCAGagaatatttcttttacattcAACACTGATGGAGCTCCAGTCTTCAAGAGCAGTAAAGTGTCGATATGGCCATTATTCATGGTGATAAATGAATTACCATACAAACTAAGAATGCTAAAAGAGCATATGATCCTAGCAGGACTCTGGTTTGGCCCCCATAAACCTAATATGGGAACCTACCTTTCTCCATTTCTGGACTGTTTTAAAAGGCTGCATGAGGGAATTCAGTGTTTTGCACCATCTCTCGGGACATTTATGTGCAAAGCTTATTTACTATTTGGCACAGCAGATCTTCCTGCTAGATGTCTATTATGTAATGGTGTCCAATATAATGGATCCTTTTCTTGTTGGAAATGCTTACAAAAAGGAGAGACTGCAAAGAGAGGTAAGGGACATACGCATGTATTTCCTTATATACCTGACCAACCAAAAGACCCCAGACGTACAGTACATGATGTGTGTCGAGATGCGCAAAAAGCCATGGACAACTTGGAAAAAAGGACATCAAATTACACTGTCAATGGTGTTAAAGGGCCATCTTGGTTGacttttttccccaaatttGACATTGTAAATGGCATAGCCATTGATTACATGCATGGGGTTCTGTTAGGAGTCCAAAAATTATTGTTGCGTTTGTGGTTTGCTCCTGAATTTAATTCAAAGCAATTTAGTATTTACAAGAAGGTCAAAGAAGTTGATGTtagattaaataaattgaaaccaACGTTAGATATCTCAAGGTTGCCTCGTTCAattgaaaatgatttgaaatattggaAAGCGTCAGAATATCgtaattttttattgtattttggtGCACCAGTTTTGTGTGGTATTTTAGATATTCCAAGGTTCCAACATTTTGTGCTGCTTGTTAATGCTATATCTATTCTTTTAAAGCAAGgttcaaatgaaaatgaaatttcagaggcagaaaaaatgttatttgatttttgtgctgattttgaaattttatatgaaaaatgttttatgacTCTTAATGTACATCAGCTTGTTCATTTAGCTGATAGTGTCCGTTATTTAGGTCCTTTGTACACCCACAGCTGTTTTTCTTTTGAAGATAAAAAtggaagtattttaaaaatgattcaagGTACACAATATATTGATAATCAAATCATAACTGGCATTTCCTTTGTTCAAAAATTACCAGAACTAAAACAAAAACTAGTCGCATCAATGTTTGAAGGTTCTGAATTGGAAAAGTTATTTAATTCTATTGAGTGCCCCAACTTGTTGAAAAGAGGGGAAATGATAGAGAAAGGAATGTATATTCTAGGAGGAATGAAGTTAAGAAATATATCTGACTTGGAATTTAGAAAACTCTGTGCTTTTTTAGAATATGTACCTCAACATGAAAAATTTTCTACATTCAAAAGAATTGATTTCAATAACCATATTATATATGGGTTAGATTATGCAAGAATGATGAAACGAGATAATTCTACAATGATGTAcatgaatgaaaatattttgtgttttgggCGTGTAAGATTTTTTCTCCTTGTTACCATACACGGACAGCGTACAGTTTTGGCTTTTTTAGAAAAACTCAAATGCAATTCTTATAACAGCAAATGTCAAATTCTTAAAGTAGAGAAAACTAATGAAACTGAATTTGTTGCCATGAGAAATGCCGTCAAGGACCCTGGATGCATTTTTCTAGAGGTTCAGGATAATAATGAACAAATGTGCTATGTGTGTCGTTATCTAAACGAATTGGAAAGTGATTAA